The following are encoded together in the Triticum dicoccoides isolate Atlit2015 ecotype Zavitan chromosome 6B, WEW_v2.0, whole genome shotgun sequence genome:
- the LOC119321606 gene encoding uncharacterized protein LOC119321606, with protein MQKVSADDVISSLPDDILLNILDRLNVRDATRTSILSRRWSQLSAMLPRLSITAQDVLPSKSKTGTTNKKTTTKASISKDVLVRRTNAAVVKAARSILARRDLGGRSIRLFSATFYLRDDAPMSVGCAVGNAMATCKIDKTEFTILTEKEHIKCTANDLVNYAARFVSFFQECPHAFVGLTRLYLENLRFAESDFVSNIIITCKQLECLKFVNCSTKSWITLHVEHAQLSELSIVNCRFDMVKLTWLPKLNRLAFEYWMMSFQEPPLSIGYAPLLKALSLSNVYRTWHKTVEISKFLYETSIQDLRDLRLGFKYEKIWVQPERLTKRLTSVFQQLRIANLVDIPEGYDLTWTMFILEAAPSLEELYMKVMHHPCEMQMNPEIRREHLYSNNKGVEWKSPTSNFKHRRLTKFILFGFQVNDYMVNHVRRILKATVNLQDIYLYDRLICPKCPAKQRYAHVYNTRVCDTGMIRFPLTNEERRLVQQRMFRRIESLAVIHFLRADEIRDEHWPRIAGDSLRAREDS; from the exons ATGCAGAAAGTCAGTGCAGATGATGTGATCAGCAGCTTGCCCGACGACATCCTGCTCAACATCCTCGACCGTCTCAATGTCCGCGATGCTACGAGAACCAGCATCCTCTCAAGACGGTGGAGTCAGCTTTCTGCCATGCTCCCACGGCTTTCAATAACTGCTCAAGACGTCCTGCCCTCGAAATCCAAAACCGGCACGACTAATAAAAAGACAACAACTAAAGCCAGCATATCCAAAGATGTATTGGTCCGGAGGACCAATGCAGCCGTGGTCAAAGCGGCAAGGAGCATATTGGCACGCAGGGATCTGGGCGGGCGCTCCATCCGCCTCTTCAGCGCGACGTTCTACTTGAGAGACGATGCCCCCATGTCCGTTGGGTGTGCCGTTGGCAATGCCATGGCGACATGCAAGATTGACAAGACCGAATTCACAATTCTGACGGAGAAGGAACACATAAAGTGCACCGCTAATGATTTGGTGAACTACGCGGCACGGTTCGTGTCATTCTTCCAAGAGTGTCCTCATGCATTTGTTGGTCTGACGCGCCTCTACCTAGAGAATCTGAGATTTGCTGAATCTGACTTTGTCTCGAACATCATCATCACTTGCAAGCAATTAGAATGTTTAAAATTTGTCAATTGCAGCACAAAGAGTTGGATAACGCTCCATGTCGAACACGCACAACTCAGTGAGCTCAGTATTGTCAATTGTCGATTCGACATGGTGAAGCTCACCTGGCTTCCCAAACTCAACCGATTGGCGTTTGAGTATTGGATGATGTCTTTCCAAGAGCCACCACTGTCAATTGGCTACGCGCCATTGCTTAAGGCTCTAAGCCTTTCAAATGTTTATCGTACTTGGCACAAAACGGTCGAGATAAGTAAGTTTCTTTATGAGACCTCTATTCAAGACCTGAGGGACCTGAGGTTGGGGTTTAAATACGAAAAG ATTTGGGTTCAACCAGAGCGTCTAACCAAAAGGTTGACATCTGTGTTCCAGCAACTAAGGATTGCCAATCTAGTTGACATCCCGGAAGGGTACGATCTCACCTGGACAATGTTCATTTTGGAGGCGGCGCCGTCCCTGGAGGAGCTATATATGAAG GTAATGCATCATCCATGTGAAATGCAAATGAATCCGGAGATTAGGAGGGAGCACTTGTATAGCAACAATAAGGGTGTTGAGTGGAAATCACCTACATCAAACTTCAAGCATCGCCGTCTCACCAAGTTCATCCTCTTCGGCTTCCAAGTTAATGACTACATGGTGAATCATGTTAGGCGTATCCTGAAAGCAACGGTGAATTTACAGGATATATATCTGTATGACAGACTGATTTGTCCTAAGTGCCCAGCGAAGCAACGTTATGCGCATGTGTATAATACACGGGTATGTGACACGGGCATGATAAGGTTCCCACTGACAAATGAGGAACGGCGTTTGGTGCAGCAGCGAATGTTCCGGCGCATTGAGTCACTTGCTGTAATCCACTTCCTGAGGGCTGATGAAATAAGGGATGAACACTGGCCAAGGATAGCTGGAGACTCCCTACGTGCTCGAGAAGATAGCTAA